The segment TAAAAGAAGTTAACAAATTTCCATGCAAAAATTtagacatctagcgacaaaaCAGTGAAAATGGCATCAGGTGCGTATCAAGTGAAGGCAAACGTATTTCTTGGAGCCCCTTTAAAGACGATATGCAACGCAAGCAGAAGCGCATAAGCGGGTTCTTGCTGAATTTCAAACGTAACACGGCAAGATTAGCGGCATCTGCTCGCACGCTGCCGCACATGCGCACGCGTTTGCGTTTGTTAGAGTCGTATTGGTCCGAGTACACTCAAAGTGATCTGGTCCTGCAAGCGAATAGGTCGGCTTGCAAAGGCGAGGCGTACTTCGAGAACGACGAGTATCTCGAAGTTGAGTCAAGTTATGTGGAGAGTAAAGCGGATGTGCTTCAGTCAATTGAAGATTTGGAAATTGCCTCGAGGCCATCGGTAACCGTTGCAGGCGCGCAAAATAATCAGGTCTTATACGCACCACCTGTTCCGGGTCCGTCGGAGTTCGCGAACATGCCGAAATGTCAAATCCCGAAATTTTCCGGAAAACCCGAGGAATGGGAGACCTTCAAGGAGCAGTTTTCTTCGATGATGAAAAACAAGGCCAACTTACCGGATGCTATCAAGATGCAATATTTAGTAGACTCGGTGGAAGGGCCTGCAGCGCTCAGAGTAAAGGGTCTTCCGTTGACGGGAGCTAGTTTTAAGTTGGCTTGGCAAAAATTGATGCGCATGTACGATAACCCTACGAGACGCATGCATACGTATATGGAATTGCTGATAGATATGAAACCGGTTAAGCGAAAATCTTCGGGAGAGTTGATCGAGTTGCTGGATAAGGCGGAAGCCGCGCTTAAAACCTTCAAGGATGTAGGTTGCCCGTGCGAACATTGGGACAGTTGGCTTATCCATATGGTCGAGCGCAAGTTGGATAATGAGATGCCAGAAGGGTGGCGTATTTCGCAAGAGTCGGTGGTAggtttttcgacattttcaaCTCTCACAAATTTTCTCGAAACTCGTACGTCCTCGCTTGATCAGGATGCAGATGGTGATGCGGAGTCGCCTACCAAACAATCTAATCAGAAGGGTAATGGTTCGAATCGTTCGTCTCGGCGTGAGTCAGTCTCAGTCAACGCAACTAGCACGTCGTTTGCTAAAGGCAATCGCAATGCCTCTGTAAAATGCAGCTTATGTAGGGGTCCTCATCAGCTTCAAGCGTGTCCAAGGTTAAATGGTATGTCGACTTCCGCTCGGTTTGAACATTGTAAAAAGGAGAGATTGTGTCTCAATTGTTTGAGATCTGGACATTTTTTGGCTGATTGCACCTCTCAGAATCGTTGCGCCAATTGTAAGGGCAGACACCACACGAAGATTCACTCGGATCGACGACAAGGAGGAGAGGCTGCGGATTCTTCAAATTCAACAGGTCAGAAGGGCTCTTCTAGCGCGCCTGGCAAGTCAAGTATGCTGGAGGTATCAGCAAGTACAACAGTGGTGGGTAGAACCCGGTTGATGGCCACAGCCAAGGACTTACTTCAATCCGTAGATGGTAATTCGATGTACGCTAGAGGCATGATTGATCCGTGTGCAGAGGTCTCTTTTGTCACTCAAAGAGTTGTGCAATGTTTGTCCGCAAAGATTAAGCCTGTTTCTGTGTCTGTGGTTGGTGCCGGTGCAGGTCCTTCTGCGGTGTCAAAGGATGAAGTTTTTCTTCAATTAAGGTCCAGGTTGAACACAGAATTTTGTTTGGAGTTTTCGGCGTTGGTGTTGAGAGAGGTAACGGGATTTTTGCCGCGAGAGGAGGTCGTAGTGCCCAATTGGGATCACATCAGGGGCTTGCAGCTTGCTGATCCAGATTTTGCTTGCTCAAAGCGGATAGACTGCGTGCTCAGCGCAGAGGTGTACGCTGCTATCATTCGGCTAGGGCTCAGAGTTGGTGCAACTGATACTCCTGTTGCTCAGGAGACCGTTTTTGGGTGGATTTTGACGGGTAGAGCGTCTTCTGCTCCTGAGTCTGATAGAGCTCAGagcgctcaggcctgtcatGTGGAAGTAGAGCCATCAATTTCGACGTTAATAGAGAGGTTTTGGGAAATGGAGGAGATTTCCACTTCTAAAGTTTTGTCCGAGGAGGATCAGTATTGCGAAGATTATTTCGCAGATACTGTTTATCGGGATTCCAAGGGCAGATTTGTCGTTCGCTTGCCATTCTCTGAGAGGTTTTCAGAGGTTTCTTTTGCACACACGAGGCAGATTGCTGTGGCATGTTTGCTCCGCTCAGAGAAGCATCGAGCGCAAGATTCTTAGATAGTGCCTATAGGAAATTCATGGAGGAGCATTTGACTTTAGGTCATATGGAGCCTGTAAATAGTTCGCATCGAAAGGGCAATACGTTCTATTTTACTCATCACCCAGTTTACTCGGCTGCGGTGGGGCCGGAAGGCAAATTTCGTGTGGTTTTTAATGGTTCCTTTGGAAAAATATTGCTGAACGACGTTCTTTTAACGGGTCGCAAATTGCAGTCGGATGTCACGATTATTATTTCGATGTGGAGATTTTCGAAGATTGTATTTACGGCTGATATCGTCAAGGAATTTAGGCAGATCCTCATTCACCCAGATGACGTTGATTGGCAAAGAATAGTCTGGCGATCTGACTTTTCGAAGCCTATCGAAGATTATAGGCTGGTGACGGTTACGTATGGTACGCGCTCTGCTCCATACCTCTCAATTCGAACCCTTCTTCAGCTAGCGAGTGAGGGAAGTGTAGAGTTTCCCTTAGCTGCGCAGGTGCTCAGACACAATATGTATGTAGACGATGCGTTTGTAGACGCTGACAATGAGTCTGAGGCCATTGAGATTCGGAATCAGCTGATCAAGCTTCTGTCATCAGCAGGTATGGAGTTGGGTAAATGGGCGTCAAACAGTTCGGCTATCGTGGAGGATATCCAGGCGGAAAAGCAGAAAGAGTTCGCTGTCGAATGGGATGCGGCAGTTTCTGCTTTGGGCCTAAAATGGACACCATTGAGCGATTCGTTTCGTTTCGAGGTTAAGATTCCAGTTTCGCCAAAGGTTGTGTCAAAGAGATCGATTCTGTCAGAGATTTCGAGGTTGTTTGATCCACTTGGTTGGCTGTCACCTGTATTAGTCAGGGCCAAACTCATGCTCCAGGATTTGTGGATTAATGGTATCGACTGGGACTCACCTCTCACAGGAGAACTTCTAGATCAGTGGCAAGCGTTGAGGTCTGATCTTCCTGACTTGGCTCAGTTGCGCATTCCTCGTTGGTTTGGCTCTTCCTCGCAAACATCATGGGAGTTGCATGGGTTTTCTGACGCAACTGGGTACATGGTAATACCAGGGCAGAAATCGGCGTTGATTACGGCCAAGACTAAAGTAGCTCCTATTAAAACGATGAGTTTGCCTCGATTGGAGTTGTGTGGCTCGGTGTTGTTAGTTAGATTGTTGAATCACCTTTTAGATGGACTTTTATTGAAGCCTGTATCACTGCACTGCTGGACAGACTCCAAAGTAGTTTTAGTTTTGTTGAATGACCACCTATCGAGATGGCACTTTCGTGGCAAATAGAGTGAGTGAGGTGATCACTACTCTGCCTGGCGTGCAATGGCGTCATGTTAAGTCCGAAGACAATCCAGCCGATTGCGCAAATCGAGGGTTTTCGTCGGAGCAGCTACAGCAGTCTTCCCTGTGGTGGGAGGGACCTGAATGGATCAGGAATGATTGGAGGAAGGTAATTGATAGATTGCCCGTGGTTGTTTCGCCAGACGTAGTAAATGCACAGGTTGCTGTTGAGAGGAGGGTTGACGAGAATCAAGAA is part of the Nasonia vitripennis strain AsymCx chromosome 1 unlocalized genomic scaffold, Nvit_psr_1.1 chr1_random0002, whole genome shotgun sequence genome and harbors:
- the LOC116416984 gene encoding uncharacterized protein LOC116416984, giving the protein MKTLNRSFDRRSDLPIKKTDLSRHKEGDWSLYVPINVVKEQGIYEALEYFPSILSYAQVLAVKRDDILIPVKVFEQPSRGENMIVTVLPKELSPSENLAQKWLCKTLFIDWLLFVEALVVEAIYINNRLYKRPMRGLWSQGATEGVNNFASCVSSEGKRISWSPFKDDMQRKQKRISGFLLNFKRNTARLAASARTLPHMRTRLRLLESYWSEYTQSDLVLQANRSACKGEAYFENDEYLEVESSYVESKADVLQSIEDLEIASRPSVTVAGAQNNQVLYAPPVPGPSEFANMPKCQIPKFSGKPEEWETFKEQFSSMMKNKANLPDAIKMQYLVDSVEGPAALRVKGLPLTGASFKLAWQKLMRMYDNPTRRMHTYMELLIDMKPVKRKSSGELIELLDKAEAALKTFKDVGCPCEHWDSWLIHMVERKLDNEMPEGWRISQESVVGFSTFSTLTNFLETRTSSLDQDADGDAESPTKQSNQKGNGSNRSSRRESVSVNATSTSFAKGNRNASVKCSLCRGPHQLQACPRLNGMSTSARFEHCKKERLCLNCLRSGHFLADCTSQNRCANCKGRHHTKIHSDRRQGGEAADSSNSTGQKGSSSAPGKSSMLEVSASTTVVGRTRLMATAKDLLQSVDGNSMYARGMIDPCAEVSFVTQRVVQCLSAKIKPVSVSVVGAGAGPSAVSKDEVFLQLRSRLNTEFCLEFSALVLREVTGFLPREEVVVPNWDHIRGLQLADPDFACSKRIDCVLSAEVYAAIIRLGLRVGATDTPVAQETVFGWILTGRASSAPESDRAQSAQACHVEVEPSISTLIERFWEMEEISTSKVLSEEDQGFFCTHEADCCGMFAPLREASSARFLDSAYRKFMEEHLTLGHMEPVNSSHRKGNTFYFTHHPVYSAAVGPEGKFRVVFNGSFGKILLNDVLLTGRKLQSDVTIIISMWRFSKIVFTADIVKEFRQILIHPDDVDWQRIVWRSDFSKPIEDYRLVTVTYGTRSAPYLSIRTLLQLASEGSVEFPLAAQVLRHNMYVDDAFVDADNESEAIEIRNQLIKLLSSAGMELGKWASNSSAIVEDIQAEKQKEFAVEWDAAVSALGLKWTPLSDSFRFEVKIPVSPKVVSKRSILSEISRLFDPLGWLSPVLVRAKLMLQDLWINGIDWDSPLTGELLDQWQALRSDLPDLAQLRIPRWFGSSSQTSWELHGFSDATGYMVIPGQKSALITAKTKVAPIKTMSLPRLELCGSVLVSEVITTLPGVQWRHVKSEDNPADCANRGFSSEQLQQSSLWWEGPEWIRNDWRKVIDRLPVVVSPDVVNAQVAVERRVDENQESQALSYLEKFSSFPKMLRILACAYRWRSNAVMPRVNRCTGHFTAEEMEAARVGMIRYVQSQHYEEEVRCLRSKQWLSSRSHLLRLVPFICPQGLLRVGGRLQHSFLEYDEKHSIILPASNIIVKRLIEEVHRQTLHGGIQLMLSSLNRTYWISRGLRGVQGVYRRCHRCIRYTAQSVQQQMAPLPSYRVTPQRVFAYTDLDYAGPFPILFSKCRGAKSTKGYIAIFVCMVVRAVHIEVVSDLSTTAFLAAFRRFTARRGLSKMVFSDNGTNFKGAATEVDKLFHRASSVSQEVAAALAKDGIVWSFIPHRAHHFGGLWESAVEATLGYEKPFLGAMATGGIASFIAEKQVADSWTTVGRGRLGASEERALPSIQVATGSNYSGISRERWSSSSCYHPYCQFRVPATSCEGHLSALRRECAEGSLPFNLSPVKTEEFPRVINRRDFTHNTYTLLVGLFMESYTENLDEGGRWSEAEGYRAAPLSQLEVEHPTAKPEGKSVKDNTAYNTLTRWITGAASTSKNLNSDPTGPQLLGTLRRTQQRS